The region AAGCATAATTTTCAAAGATCTCTGTGAAGAGCATTACCTCTCTAACTCTCTACCTGAACATATctcattgttttgtttggtgCCTGGACTTGATTAGCTCTGGGCTAAACTCTCTGGTTTCTGATTTTTATCTTTCCCAACTACAGCTTTTTTACTGTCAGACACAACAGCTGGTGTAgaatgtgtaaacacacacacagaaacaagctGGACGTTCAGGTTGGAACAAGACTCTAGTGTCACCAGTGAAAGGAAGAGGAAATAAGAGCTCATTCGCTTCAGAACGGCTGCTTCTCCATCAGTTAGTGATACACTGAGGTGTAGACCTGTGTCAGTATggttgtatgtatatatgtggtACATGGAACGTTCCAGTGACTGTACgtatgtgcactttgtagttctttttactgttcttcagtggtcaggacctctggaggaccaccacagagcagggatTATTTGGGTAGTGggctcagtccagcagtgacagtgcagggtttaaaactccagcagccactgctgtgtctgatccactcgcaccagcacaacacacaccagagAATGAACCACCACCGAAATCATGGGGATCTTTTGGGGGGCTTATAACACCTGTATAAACgcaaaactgtgtgtgtgtgtgtttctaatgtGTGTTACAGACCCCTGGTTTCTGGACGGATGATTTGGAAGGGCTGAATATACACAAGCGCTCAGCGTCGTGGTCTAGTGCAGATCACCGTGGAGAGGTAActtaacgacacacacacagagactttcTAAAGTGGCTGTTTGGTGTAGGAACCCAACTTAACCACACACCACTCATATTTAACAAAGATTTTGATCAGTGACCACAAACACTGACATATAAATATCTCCAATCAGCAGCTCTCCATTCTGTCCACATTACGTCCTCCTCCTGACAGCTTTGCAGTATCTGAGACACTATAAGACTCTTTAaaatactgtttaaaaactgtttATATCATTTCCTGTTGTGTTCCACTCACGCCCTCAGTACAATCATGTTCCTTCAGAATTAAACTGAGTGCACAAGGGAAGTTCAAACGCTATTACACTGACAGAAATATAACTGTGAGTACATTCCTCTATGACTTTCTCCACATACTTTGTGCCACTCGATTAGAAACAAGGTCCAAACTAATAGGAAGATGTTCTACCGGTACCAGTTGAGCCTGTGATTCTGCTTTACATTTCTGTGGTATGAAGATTGGGAGTTTGAGTTCTTGCTGGTGCCATGACCCTAAATGAGATGAGTTGATTAATGCAGTGATATCAGGGCTGTTTTCAGCCAACGGATATATCCCCTATGTCCTGTCAGAAACCCCTTCTTGCACAGTTCTCCTGActttaacactttaaaacaaacccacacttatacaatatttgaaaacagttgttaattaggttgtaaacaccttaaaagtcattaataatcatttgtaacagatATGGttaatgttaaaagtattaactAATGTGTTCTGGGGCTGACGGGGTTAAGGAGAAGAAGTGGGTATTGTGAGGTCAGTATTTGGCAAGGTTTAGGTTTgactgtagatggatgtgggttcactatttggcaaacaggtCAGGGTCGCCCTTTCCTTTCATGTGTTATATGTAATTCTTTATGActtttaatgtattaaaataactTAATACCCATTAATACACAGATTTTAAACCTTTAGTCTGTTTAGAATTAGACAACACTTAAAGTTCAGTGCACTCCCTCTGACATTTGAGCTGATTTAGGCAGGAAGTTTGCACGATGCACTGCATAGGTTTCCATTACTTGTCATTTACTGTAGCTTCAGCTGCTACAGGTTTTCTTCTTTCATATAATGATGGTATTTTCCATAAGAAATACCacaatgtgtttataaaaaagGAGCTGCCTGGAACAGATTGACAGTTTTACACCATGTTAATGAGGATTGTCTGGGTGTGGTGGACTTTAAATGTTGAAGCTTGTCCTAATTGTATTCACTGACAGCAAATACTTCCTAATCACTCTTTATCCTCTTCGTTTCAttcacaacaacaaacaacacatttcAGAACACGATCCCTTCCCCGAGAGGCTGCTCCAGTTCAGTGGGCCGACACATTCTGGCTGTTTGAGTCTGTATTTCTGGGCTCGACGGTGTCCATTTTAATCGCTTCCAGGTGTCGGAATggatatgtttttttaattatttatttatttgcagatCGCCAAACTGCGTGCACAGCTCCGGAGGAGTGTGTTGGGAATTCACCATACCAAAGAACAGGAGTCAGTTTCCTCCTTTAACCAAGTTcaggtgtgtggttgtgtgtagtgttgtggtcgtgtgtgtgtgtgtgtgtgtgtggggtcgtgtgtgtgtgtgtggggggggtcgtgtgtgtgtgtggggtcgttcgtgtgtgtgtgtgtggggtcgttcgtgtgtgtgtgtgtggggtcgtgtgtgtgtgtggggtcgtgtgtgtgtgtgtgtggggggtcgtgtgtgtgtgtgtgtggggtcgtgtgtgtgtggggtcgtgtgtgtgtgtgtgtggggtcgtgtgtgtgtgtgtgtggggtcgttcgtgtgtgtgtgtgtggggtcgttcgtgtgtgtgtgtggggtcgtgtgtgtggggtcgtgtgtgtgtgtggtcgtgtgtgtgtgtggggtcgtgtgtgtgtgtggggtcgtgtgtgtgtgtggggtcgtgtgtgtgtgtggggtcgtgtgtgtgtgtggggtcgtgtgtgtgtgtgtgtggggtcgtgtgtgtgtgtgtggggtcgtgtgtgtgtgtggggtcgtgTGTGCGTGGGGTCGTGTGTGCGTGGGGTCGTGTGTGCGTGGGgtcgtgtgtgtgcgtggggtcgtgtgtgtgtgcgtggggtcgtgtgtgtgtgcgtggggtcgtgtgtgtgtgcgtggggtcgtgtgtgtgtgcgtgtggggtcgtgtgtgtgtgtgtgtgtgtgtggggtcgtgtgtgtgtgtgtgtggggtcgcgtgtgtgtgtggggggtcgcgtgtgtgtgtggggtcgtgtgtgtgtgtgtgtgtggggtcgtgtgtgtgtgtgtgtggggtcgtgtgtgtgcgtggggtcgtgtgtgtgtgcgtggggtcgtgtgtgtgtgcgtggggtcgtgtgtgtgtgcgtgtgtggggtcgtgtgtgtgcgtgtgtggggtcgtgtgtgtgtgcgtggggggggtcgttcgtgtgtgtgtgtgtggggtcgtgtgtgtgtgtgtgtgtgtgtgcgtggggtcgtgtgtgtgtgtgtggggtcgtgtgtgtgtgtgtgtgtgggggggggggtcgttcgtgtgtgtgtgtgtggggtcgtgtgtgtgtgtggggtcgtgtgtgtgtgtgtgtggggtcgtgtgtgtgtgtgtgtgtggggtcgtgtgtgtgtgtgtgtggggtcgtgtgtgtgtgtgtgtgtgtggggtcgtgtgtgtgtggggtcgtgtgtgtgtatgtgtgtggggtcgcgtgtgtgtgtgtggggtcgtgtgtgtgtggggggggtcgttcgtgtgtgtgtgtgtggggtcgtgtgtgtgtgtgtgtggggtcgtgggtgtgtgtgtgtgtgtgtgtgtggggtcgtgtgtgtgtgtgtgtggggtcgtgtgtgtgtgtgtgtgtggggtcgtgtgtgtgtgtgtggggtcgtgtgtgtgtgtgtggggtcgtgtgtgtgtgtgtggggtcgtgtgtgtggggtcgtgggtgtgtgtgtgtggggtcgtgtgtgtgtgtgtgtggggtcgtgggtgtgtgtgtgtgtgtgtgtggggtcgtgtgtgtgtgtgtgtggggtcgtgtgtgtgtgtgtgtgtggggtcgtgtgtgtgtgtgtgtgtggggtcgtgtgtgtgtgtgtgtgtggggtcgtgtgtgtgtgtgtgtgtggggtcgtgtgtgtgtgtgtgtgtggggtcgcgtgtgtgtgtgtgtgtgtgtggggtcgcgtgtgtgtgtgtggggtcgcgtgtgtgtggggggggtcgcgtgtgtgtgtggggggtcgcgtgtgtgtgtgtgtggggtcgcgtgtgtgtggggggggtcgcgtgtgtgtgtgtggggggtcgcgtgtgtgtgtgtgtggggtcgcgtgtgtgtgtgtggggtcgcgtgtgtgtgtgtggggtcgtgtgtgtgtgtggggtcgtgtgtgtgtgtggggtcgtgtgtgtgtgtgtgtgtggggtcgtgtgtgtgtgtgtgtggggtcgtgtgtgtgtgtgtgtgtggggtcgtgtgcgtggggtcgtgtgtgtgtgcgtggggtcgtgtgtgtgtgcgtggggtcgtgtgtgtgtgtgtgtgcgtgtgtgtgtgcgtgtgtgtgtgtgtggggtcgtgtgtgtgtgtgtgtgtgtggggtcgcgtgtgtgtgtgtgtggggtcgcgtgtgtgtgtgtggggtcgcgtgtgtgtgtgtgtgtgtgtgtgtgtgtgtgtggggtcgtgtgtgtgtggggtcgtgtgtgtgtggggtcgtgtgtgtgtggggtcgtgtgtgtgtgtggggtcgtgtgtgtgtgtgtgtggggtcgtgtgtgtgtgtgtgtggggtcgtgtgtgtgtgcgtggggtcgtgtgtgtgtgcgtggggtcgtgtgtgtgtgcgtggggtcgtgtgtgtgtgcgtggggtcgtgtgtgtgtgcgtggggtcgtgtgtgtgtgtgtggggggggtcgttcgtgtgtgtgtgtgtggggtcgttcgtgtgtgtgtgtgtggggtcgttcgtgtgtgtgtgtgtggggtcgtgtgtgtgtgtgtgtggggtcgtgtgtgtgtgtggggtcgtgtgtgtgtgtgtgtgtggggtcgtgtgtgtgtggggtcgtgtgtgtgtgtgtgtgtgtgtgtgtgtgtggggtcgcgtgtgtgtgtgtgtggggtcgcgtgtgtgtgtgtgtggggtcgtgtgtgtgtggggtcgtgtgtgtgtgtgtgtggggtcgtgtgtgtgtgtggggtcgtgtgtgtgtggggtcgtgtgtgtgtgtgtgtggggtcgtgtgtgtgtgtgtgtgtggggtcgtgtgtgtgtgtgtggggtcgcgtgtgtgtgtgtggggtcgcGTGTGGGGTCgcggtcgtgtgtgtgtgtgtggggtcgtgtgtgtgtgtttgtgtgtgtgtgtggggtcgtgtgtgtggggggggtgtgtgtacagtttagcTGCACTGGTTTAAATTTCAAAACACTGTTGtactgaaggtgtgtgtgtgtgtgtgtgttataggcAAAACTACCTCCTCCATCCTTGAGCAGCATATCCATCTCCAAGCCAGCTGTGTGTAGAGTGAGCAGCTACACCGACAGCATCAACCATGAGCTAGAGAGTGTGTTTGTCGGTGATAACTGGGGGAAACAGCAAGAAAGGGTATAGACAAACATACTTTTTTCCACTTGCAATACTCTGCACAGTCACGGATTATGTATTTAATTCCctcctttttattttaatgagcatatttttcagcatttttGTTATTCAAAATTTGCTTAATGCACTGTTGCTTAGTGTACAATCTAGGCCAGAAAATGTGTTGACAAACGGCTATATATTTTCAATTGTGCAAAccctgatttatttttttagtgtccttgggtttgtgaaagcCTCTATATCAGGTGTCAAACATACGGCCCGCGGGATAAACCTGCATTATTAAAGAATAaactcattttatttaaaacctgCAGTTCCTATGTTGTCCGCTAGTTTTAGTCAGTTCTATCACTATTGGCTAagcatttattgtttattgatagtcagaaaacatgttatttcttactaattcaaggaataaggtttaaaagaccgttggtacCACGTTGTGTTTTCCTGATGTTATAGGAATTACAGGACGGGCGCTGTGCTCCAGTTCCTCCTCATCAGAGCAGTGACCACCACATACACAGCATGGACACCCACCTCTTTTCAAATGGTCACCACAGTCCACATCTCTTCCCCTCTGCGGCTGACCTCCCCCAGGCCCTGGACCCCTTCGGCAGCATGACGGATTTTGGTGAAGGCCTCGATTATGGTACAGTCTCTGTTCTTAAACATGGTTAATCAGCCACGCTGTGCTTAAAGCTACGTGTGTGTTTGAGTTCCAGCAGCAGGTCTCAAAATGGAAGTTATACAAGTGTGTAACAGTGATGTacagtacattttaaatatgctgCAGccatttaaagatacagtacTAGTTTTAGAAATTATTCTCTTTGAGGAATGTGTTTGGACACACCACACGTTGTTAGGTCGGtcgactgggtgaaactgtccacaggtgtgagagtgagtggatGAACTTATCAGCACCATGTGTGTTTCGCTTCCTTTACAGTGAATGAAAGCAGCTCCCCACCGCCCCCACTGGCCAGCTCCCCCACACCCAACAACAGCTTCATCTTTAAACGTGTTCCCCCTGAGGGCTGCGAGAAAATCAAGGTGTTTGAGGAGACTTTGTGAGTGGAATTGTTTCGTTTTTATATCTATATTCATAGAGTACtatttgtatatttgtaaaaataGAGTGTAGCCCTTCTGTTGCCTCACTGCTCATTATTCATgacattactcactatatagtgcactattacaGGGAACTGAAATCAGGAGGGTACTGAGCTACATCGTAGACTTTAGAATAGGCATCAACAGACCAGCTGCACTTTACTGTCTCCAAGTGTACTGTGGATTCACAAGggtttctaatatagtggccagtTGGAGCGAGTGATTTCCcttctgtgtgtttctcaggCAGGTGTTCTTATTATTGTGTCTCTCTCCAGCCCCTATAGGTCCAAAGGTTTCCCTGTCTTCTCCTGTCCAGACAGAAACAAAGTGAGCTTCGTCCCGACCGGTTCAGGACCGTTCTGTCCCGTCAGACAGCAGGACTCCTCGTTCTTTCCCTCAGACTGTGGTCCAGGTTCCCAAAGTTTGCAGCCCTTGAGTCAGTTTAAACAAGCTGGGGTCCGAGAACGACCACCTCCATACAGCTGCGGTCCATACAGGGCACTTCACTGCTGACCGACACCAGGCAGACGTCAGAGGATGGATTGAATTTTCTCAACGGTTATAAAGCAGTATATGGTCAAGTTTAAAAAGGGCTGGGATCACTACTTTACTTGACTTTATTGTCCTCTACTTACGTTTGTGCCTGGACTTACGCCGAGTGTCTTGAGACGCACAGGAAGTTATTGGGTGTGCGAAGAGCCCTCCTACTGGAGAGTCTTCaacctgctaaatgtgagtgagtgagttacaagtcaaatgcacaaggtcctccATATGTAAAGTATGATCGTGTTGGACTGACCTTGTCAGTCTCAAACTGTCTAGAAGGTATGTGAACATGGGTGGATAAATTTGTTGGTAACcttccacaaaaaaacaaatataataataaaagcaccctataaataaaactgaactgagGGGGTTTTGACGTGAAAGGGTCTGTTGTAGGCATCACGTTAACCGTTCCGTTCGGACTCTAGAATGGAGTATTTCACATCGAATCACTCGGAATAGCTTACTGTACATCTACAGAAAGGTAGAAAAATGGGTGGACCTCCCTTTGAATGTTAAAGGTCAGACCATTTCTTATGAATTTATCAATGTTAGCCGCCAGTTATTTGGAATAGTGTACGATGAAATAAATCAAAGCTGTTTGATAAATATTAcgttttaaaaaaagtaaatggaAATGACCTTTGAGGACAGTGTTTATTAATGAGTATCATTTTTAAACGCATACATTCCGACAGGTGCTAAGGCTTCATTAAAGCTGCGCTGTTGCAGTTTGGGGAATTGGCGAGCTCCCTGGTGAAAGCATGTCATTGCAAAAACCTGCAGCATATTTTCTAACGTGTTCTGTGCTAAAGAGAACTTGATCAGAGCTCAGGGATGGAAATGTCTATTGGATACTCATCAAAAAAACACTCATCCTACGGAGAAATACATATGAAAAACAGTTATTTTTTTTGACGAAGCTTCAGTGGGTTCATATCGCACCATATTCAGTAACTTTGGGTTTTAACAAACAAATCTTAACGTATTTCCACTTTAGATCTGTAAAGTACACGGTGGGACTCAGGGCTTAACGGAAAAGTCCGACTCAGATGTGCATACTTCAATCTTTAATTTCTATATTCATGCTTTTGATATggacacatttatatatttgagTGATAGAGTTACATCTGCATGGTACAAAAAAGCAAAAGTACAGGACAAAGCTAGCTTTTACTAATAAAGACACGGTCTGTTCCTAAGCTGTATCTGAGGAGTTTAGATGGATCTAGAATATTAAACTAGGATTTATTTTAGCTAAATAGAATCTTTAGCCCCGCTGTTCTATAAAGTGCCATGAGACCCAACAACCTTATTGCACTTGGTGTTTATGGCGAGGACGAGTCGTGTGTTACTTATTTCGACCACAGTACGTCCAAACGTTTAGACACCTTCGCTCTTGTAGCGCGCAGCAGAGTCACCATGGGCGGTGCCAAGAGCACAGCACAGCAACGCTCCAACACCTATTATAAAAGCCTTCCCGGAAGAGTAGAACCTACCTACTCACTGCCTCCATTTCCAAAGAAGTTTGATATGCGCAGGTGTCCAAACGCTTTTGGCCACACAGTGTGTCTACCGTGATACTGTGACTAAACAGGAATTGGGATAACACTCCTCTATAAACACAACCCCACAcgccacaaataaataaagagaaatgattccatttaaaaaaagtcaAACTGACCACAGCTCTGTGTTTTGAGCTGGACTTCAATTCCCACAAACACTAAGCACACTGACCCCCGACCAGCTCATCAACAGCTAAGGCAAGCCTCCAAAGGTAGGCCTTGAACACGAGTTCCAACCTGTCATCAGCTTTAAGGCTAATGTTTTGCagcaatatttaattaaatttaagagTGATATTGAAAATATTCCACATCTAAAGATAATGATGAGCTCTTACTTACCACCGAAGTATTACACATCTGCCCTGTTCCACAGTTTCCTTTCAGAGTTGCGGTTGGTTTGGAGCCTACCTCAAATCACTGGGTGCTAGAtttcacagccaatccacctaccactgtatggactgtgggaggaaacccacacacacactgcaagaacaggccacactccttacagacaggggcctggagctgtgttgcagAGAAGTAGCATTAAATACACAAGTTAAAGGAGCAGTGAGTCCTCGTCTCCAGTGAATTAAGTAAGACTGATACCTAGTGGCCTTTCCAAACCCCTCTAATTAAACAGCTTCATTTAAACTGGTTCTTCGTGAAGATTCTTTGCTACCATTTGGCGATAATAATGACTGTTTGCTCCTTTAAATATTGGCACAGATATAAAACCACAGCTGGCAGTTCCCGTTGAAGGCAATGGACTCTACTTACTTTGGCTCGGGATCTGAAAAACCAGACCATGTTTAAAGACGGCTGTTACGGTGTGAGAAAATATCTATGCAATAGAAGCATCCAGAGAAGTCTTATCCGGGCTTTGTTTAACTGTAGCAAGCAGATAGATAGAGTGGCTCCCACAAGTCTGAGCACCCCTGGTCGAATGGCATTTTGTGCAGACTGAGAGTAAGTAAGTGGTGCACAGCACAGAACGAATATAAATTGTGGCCTGTGCAAATTTAGGGCACATTTCATATTTCTCCTGCTCTGCTTTCTCTAGAGCTGGAGAACTCCATCCAAAACCTACTAAACTTCATGCggccgaatgccatcaaatccccacAGAAGTGTTCCTATAGCTACTGTAAAGTCTTCCTGGAAGAGTAGATGCTGTTAAAACAGCGAAGGGAGGATAAATCGCTGGTGACCACATGGTATGTTTAGCCTTGTCCAGGGGGGCTGAGACTTTTACACATGGAGCTTGTTTGTGATGTTTACGCTGTAAGAAGCTCCTGCTCCTTGTCCGTCCTGCCCACTGCATCCGGGTTGGTCAGAGGGTCCAGGTCAGCGAAGAGGTTGAACCAGGCCAAGCGATCCTTGGCGCTTTCAGTGGTGTCTGCATTTAGTAAGACACAAGATATAAACATTCCGGAAACACAGCTTCAAAAACATTGTGATGCCTCACTGTAAATAAGGCGAACAGGGCCTcggtcattgctactctgggcttagcactgcagaaactgcactatgtattaTTGTAGGTATTGCTAAAGTTTTTGCTATGCTATTCAAAGTATACACTGTAATGTTTGAAAAGGTTGCTAAGGAGTTGCTATGCCATAGTTGTTATGCTGTCGTGTTactatggtatcccaggtgtCTAAAATGTTCATATGacatcccaggtggttgctaatgtgTTGCGAAGAAATAAAGTTAGAAAAGACAAATATCAGCGGGTTTGTTCCTGGACTTAAGCAGGGCTCGGTCGATGCGCTGGGGGACTAGAGTCGGGTGTAATGCACTGTATGGCGGTATGTACCTCTTGTTGTGGGTCTGGaagggatctgattggctgcagtgGACTGGTCGGTTACTCCTGTGGCACTCTGGGCGTTGGTCATTGTCCAGCCTGAAACAACAGAGAAGTTGCAATGTCTTGGTACATAATTTaccttaaataaaatatcatcatGATTTAATACAAGCATAACTGCACTTTAGAGTCTGCCCTCTGACTCTAGAGGCTGGACCTCTTGGGATTTAGAGTCTGCATCGGGTCCTGGAAAACAATCCCAAGCGGATCCCAAAACTCTACGTTCACACTACAAGCCTTGGTCATCAATTCCGATTTGTTTTGCTCAGAACACATTTGGCTGTCTCGGTGGTTTAAATGTGTACACGTAAGACCTCATATTTGCGAGAcgacattttttttgttttgggaaaTGCAGATACGTTAGTAGCCCATccctcgccaatccacctaccaacgtgtgtttttggactgggaggaaaccggagcacccagaggaaacccacgcagacacagagagaacacaccacactgctcacagacagtcacccggaggaaacccacacagacacagggagaacacaccacactcctcacagacagtcacacggaggaaacccacgcagacacagggagaacacaccacactcctcacagacagtcacccggaggaaacccacgcagacacggagaatacaccacactcctcacagacagtcacctggaggaaacccacacagacacagggagaacacaccacactcctcacagacagtcacccggaggaaacccacacagacacagagagaacacaccacagtcctcatagacagtcacccggagcgggaatcgaacccacaaccaccaggcccctggagctgtgtgactgtgacactacctgctgcaccactgtgccgccctttgcattaaacagtcgttctgtaatgtttttcagctggaactacgtGTGATATCCtatcagtttctttaatagagtcattcctaagctgtgatttagcgtcagtaaatttcactcggatgtggacgtgaacaacacgtgtactgtacgtaagaaatacttgtaaatgatatattgtgtcacctacaggcccagtctaatacatgtaaataataatagaaaaatacttttaatttacacaccataagaaaatgatatttttaggcgacatagcggccataagccccttGAAAAAACCAGTGAaatagcgaatccgcgaaagatgaaccgcaaagtagtgagggattactgtatgTACAAGAAGGTGGCTGTTCACATTCATGTATAACAACGAATCGGATATGTAGCTGATCTAGGACATGTGAAGGTGACTCAATTTGATTTGACATGTCCTCACTGTCCTCAAAATACAAATCTGATTTGAGTCACTTCAGCCTGGTAATGTGAACGTAGCCTAAATCCCAAAAGTTCTGAAGCAGATTAAATCCGGATCTTGGATCCAGGCCGGGATTTTCCAGTCCTGCATTAGCAGTTGAAGCTATAGTGTCATGCCAGGGGGCCATTTTAAAAACCCAGCCTGGAATGTGGATCTGGATCGGAAGCCCTCAATTTTAAAGCCTTCAAGGACTGGgtgaggagcagtggaactgtcaTCCACCATCACCATCCACCAAAGAGGTGGAGCAGccataaagtgtgtgtgtgtgtgtgtatttggtatGGCTGTATTTGACTaaacctctctctctgcacCTGAGACTGCAGACTGCAGGTTGAGGATGTTCTGGTCCAGTAACCGTGACGGTAGGAAGAATGAACTCTTGTCCTCCTCCTGCTGGACGTCCGTAAGCCCCGACACACCACTGCTGTCCACGCACTCGTCCTCTCCGAACACTTCCCTCCACTCACGAGAGAAATCTCCCTCCTCCATAGCGCTGGAGCCCAGGATCTCACTCAGCAGACTCAGGTCATCCTTCTCCTGGGCACTTccacagagatccccctctggaccatgacaaacacacacaagtttaACAACACTCATCGCTTCATCAGAAACATACCCACACAcccattcattttctctctccccacccctcctacacacctgtggatagtttcacacgctcacccattcactcactctcatacctgtggacaatggcacacagccaatccactgTCCAACATGTGTCTATAGAAACCCCTCAgagacatggagaacacaccacactccccacagacagtcacccggaggaaacccatgcagacacagggagaacacaccacac is a window of Hoplias malabaricus isolate fHopMal1 chromosome 1, fHopMal1.hap1, whole genome shotgun sequence DNA encoding:
- the LOC136666640 gene encoding glucocorticoid-induced transcript 1 protein, with amino-acid sequence MQLSLVSVGGSSVLKAVEDNSDFPYRLGLVLSDQKRASPPSPSSFSSNSGARAAGRGKSTAGLCSSVPEEKTLFSDTEAPQRRRVSSAGEVEKPKPPSLGPLPPPQSPAPPPPPPSSSMDLVTGQYLCGQWPREIRQPQLTCMTDKATQTPGFWTDDLEGLNIHKRSASWSSADHRGEIAKLRAQLRRSVLGIHHTKEQESVSSFNQVQAKLPPPSLSSISISKPAVCRVSSYTDSINHELESVFVGDNWGKQQERELQDGRCAPVPPHQSSDHHIHSMDTHLFSNGHHSPHLFPSAADLPQALDPFGSMTDFGEGLDYVNESSSPPPPLASSPTPNNSFIFKRVPPEGCEKIKVFEETFPYRSKGFPVFSCPDRNKVSFVPTGSGPFCPVRQQDSSFFPSDCGPGSQSLQPLSQFKQAGVRERPPPYSCGPYRALHC